AAACACTCATCCTCCAATATATCATTTATCGGCGGTCATCCCATCGGAGGCTCGGAAGAACAAGGATTTGAAGCCGCATCAGCCGACTTGCTCGACGGCGTACGGTTCATCATTTGTCCCGCAGAAAATGTATCAAAAGAAGTTACCCGAACACATACAGATTTTCTTGAGTCGCTGAATTTCAAAGTGTTGGAAATGGAGGCATCTGTTCATGATAAGCTCATAGCCTTCACATCCCATTTGCCCCAGCTGCTTTCAACTGCGCTCTCGCTATCGGTCGGTTCGGTGGATAAGGCTGCATTGACAGTGGGACCCGGCTTCTCAGCCACAACCCGACTTGCCGCAAGCCCTGCAAAAATTTGGGATGAGATCTTTCAACTTAATAAGAAAAATCTGCTGGATGCTGTGAATACGTTGACTTCCGTTATCTCCGATTTGAAAGATAAAATAGAAAACGGATCTATCGAAGATCAAATTCTGCTGGCAGCTAAATTGAGATCAAAAATGTTACGAGAGGATTAATGGAACGACTTATAAAACCGGCTAAAAAAGTGCGTGGCGAAATTTCCCTGCCGGGTGATAAGTCAATCTGGCATCGCGCTTTGATTATCGGCGCCATTTCGGAAGGCGAGACCGAG
The Candidatus Neomarinimicrobiota bacterium genome window above contains:
- a CDS encoding prephenate dehydrogenase/arogenate dehydrogenase family protein, with translation MYSKVTIIGAGLIGGSLALLIKRLRPDIKITGVDLPEITDSLPTDSPFDSLFTAEKIGDAVGEADLSVLALPNNQILKTLPDVLSLAKNGSVVCDVGSVKQPILKEASKHSSSNISFIGGHPIGGSEEQGFEAASADLLDGVRFIICPAENVSKEVTRTHTDFLESLNFKVLEMEASVHDKLIAFTSHLPQLLSTALSLSVGSVDKAALTVGPGFSATTRLAASPAKIWDEIFQLNKKNLLDAVNTLTSVISDLKDKIENGSIEDQILLAAKLRSKMLRED